A window from Cryobacterium sp. SO1 encodes these proteins:
- the fdxA gene encoding ferredoxin — MTYVIALPCVDVKDRACVDECPVDCIYEGERSLYIHPDECVDCGACEPVCPVEAIYYEDDLPEQWADYYKANVEFFDDIGSPGGAAKVGVIAKDHPVISVLPPQVQH, encoded by the coding sequence GTGACGTATGTCATCGCCTTGCCCTGCGTGGACGTCAAGGATCGCGCTTGCGTCGACGAATGCCCCGTCGACTGCATTTACGAGGGCGAGCGTTCCCTCTATATCCACCCCGACGAATGTGTCGACTGTGGCGCCTGTGAACCGGTCTGCCCGGTCGAGGCCATCTACTACGAAGACGATCTGCCCGAACAGTGGGCCGACTACTACAAGGCCAACGTCGAGTTCTTCGACGACATCGGCTCGCCCGGTGGCGCCGCCAAGGTGGGCGTGATCGCCAAGGACCACCCGGTGATTTCGGTGCTCCCGCCCCAGGTACAGCACTAA
- the dapC gene encoding succinyldiaminopimelate transaminase — protein MLPFAEQARGHEDGIVDLSIGSPVDLTPHVVQAALAAATDAHAYPQTTGTPALQHAIIDWYARRRGVTGLSAQNVLPTIGSKELVALLPFMIGLGEGDTIVHPRAAYPTYAIGAAMAGADAFPSDDPAEWPETTALIWLNSPGNPDGRVLDVDALRAAVARARELGAVIVNDECYAELGWAAPWDAEPIPSILDPRVTDGDLHNIVAIYSLSKQSNMAGYRGAFAAGSSSVLGRLLTVRKHAGLMLPAPLQAAMVAALGDDEHVAVQRERYRARREVLLPALVAAGFRIDDSEAGLYLWATAGVDAWDSIRQLAELGILAGPGPFYGDFYPRHVRFSLTADDERINAAAARLQAWAHPAEA, from the coding sequence ATGCTGCCCTTCGCCGAGCAGGCCAGGGGCCACGAGGACGGCATCGTCGATCTCTCCATCGGGTCTCCCGTCGACCTCACCCCGCACGTCGTGCAGGCCGCTCTGGCCGCGGCCACGGACGCGCACGCCTACCCGCAGACCACCGGCACCCCGGCGCTGCAACACGCCATCATCGACTGGTACGCCCGCCGCCGCGGTGTCACCGGGTTGAGCGCGCAGAACGTGCTGCCCACCATCGGCTCGAAGGAGCTGGTGGCGCTGCTACCGTTCATGATCGGCCTCGGCGAGGGTGACACTATCGTGCATCCTCGTGCCGCGTACCCCACCTACGCGATCGGTGCGGCCATGGCCGGGGCGGATGCGTTCCCCTCCGACGACCCCGCCGAATGGCCGGAGACGACCGCCCTGATCTGGTTGAACAGCCCGGGCAACCCGGACGGACGGGTGCTGGACGTCGACGCTCTGCGCGCCGCCGTGGCGCGCGCCAGGGAGCTGGGAGCCGTGATCGTCAACGACGAATGCTACGCCGAACTCGGCTGGGCCGCACCGTGGGACGCCGAGCCGATCCCGAGCATCCTCGACCCCCGCGTCACCGACGGTGACCTGCACAACATCGTGGCCATCTACTCGCTGAGCAAGCAGTCGAACATGGCCGGCTACCGCGGCGCCTTCGCCGCCGGCAGCTCCAGCGTGCTGGGCCGCCTGCTCACCGTGCGCAAGCACGCCGGCCTGATGCTGCCCGCCCCGCTGCAGGCCGCGATGGTGGCCGCCCTGGGCGACGACGAGCACGTCGCCGTGCAGCGCGAACGCTATCGCGCCCGCCGTGAGGTGTTGCTGCCGGCCCTGGTCGCCGCGGGTTTCCGCATCGATGACAGCGAGGCCGGCCTGTATCTCTGGGCGACCGCCGGCGTCGACGCCTGGGATTCGATCCGGCAGCTGGCCGAGCTCGGCATCCTGGCCGGCCCCGGCCCGTTCTACGGCGACTTCTACCCCCGGCACGTGCGGTTCTCTCTCACCGCCGACGACGAGCGCATCAACGCCGCTGCCGCCCGGCTGCAGGCCTGGGCTCACCCCGCTGAGGCATAA
- a CDS encoding citrate synthase yields MDRPVPGPQVATLTYPGGTAQFPILGSTDGPSSIDIATLTKQTGYTTFDSGFVNTAATKSAITYIDGEHGILRYRGYPIEQIAQNSSFLETAWLLIYGELPSASELSAFDTRIRRHTLLHEDLRRFYDALPHNAHPMSVLSAGVSALSTYYQDSLNPKDPEQVELSMIRLLAKLPVMAAYAHKKSIGHAFLYPDNSLSFVDNFIKLNFGTLAEPYEVNPVVSKALERLLMLHEDHEQNASTSAVRLVGSTEANLFASVSGGINALSGPLHGGANEAVLTMLSDIKASGEGVQRYVERVKNKEAGVRLMGFGHRVYKNYDPRAKLVKESADAVLEALGVKDDLLDIAKELEFIALNDDYFKERKLYPNVDFYTGVIYKAMGFPPRMFTVLFAIGRLPGWIAHWREMNLDTTTKIGRPQQLYTGAVARDYPRA; encoded by the coding sequence ATCGATCGGCCCGTACCGGGCCCGCAGGTGGCCACTCTGACCTACCCGGGGGGCACGGCGCAGTTCCCGATCCTGGGCAGCACAGACGGCCCGTCCAGCATCGACATCGCGACGCTGACCAAGCAGACCGGCTACACCACGTTCGACTCCGGTTTCGTGAACACGGCGGCAACGAAGTCGGCGATCACTTACATCGACGGCGAGCACGGGATCCTCCGCTACCGCGGCTATCCGATCGAGCAGATCGCGCAGAACTCCAGCTTTCTCGAGACCGCGTGGCTGCTGATCTACGGTGAACTGCCCAGCGCCAGTGAACTCAGTGCCTTCGACACCCGCATCCGTCGTCACACGCTGCTGCACGAGGACCTGCGCCGCTTCTATGACGCTCTGCCGCACAACGCTCACCCCATGTCGGTGCTGTCTGCCGGCGTCTCAGCGCTGTCGACGTACTATCAGGACTCCCTGAACCCCAAGGACCCGGAGCAGGTCGAACTGTCGATGATCCGACTGCTCGCGAAGCTGCCGGTGATGGCCGCGTACGCGCACAAGAAGAGCATCGGGCACGCCTTCCTCTACCCGGACAACTCGCTGAGCTTCGTGGACAACTTCATCAAGCTCAACTTCGGCACCCTCGCCGAACCGTACGAGGTCAACCCCGTCGTGAGCAAGGCGCTCGAGCGCCTGCTGATGCTGCACGAAGACCACGAGCAGAACGCGTCCACCTCGGCCGTGCGCCTGGTCGGCTCCACCGAGGCCAACCTGTTCGCCTCGGTCTCCGGCGGCATCAACGCTCTCTCCGGCCCGCTGCACGGCGGTGCCAACGAGGCCGTGCTCACCATGCTCAGCGACATCAAGGCCTCCGGCGAGGGCGTGCAGCGCTACGTCGAACGGGTCAAGAACAAGGAAGCCGGCGTGCGCCTGATGGGTTTCGGCCACCGGGTCTACAAGAACTACGACCCGCGCGCCAAGCTGGTCAAGGAGAGCGCCGACGCCGTGCTCGAAGCCCTCGGCGTGAAGGACGACCTGCTCGACATCGCCAAAGAGCTCGAGTTCATCGCGCTCAACGACGACTATTTCAAGGAGCGCAAGCTCTACCCCAATGTGGACTTCTACACCGGTGTGATCTACAAGGCGATGGGCTTCCCGCCGCGCATGTTCACCGTGCTGTTCGCCATCGGCCGGCT